A single region of the Fusobacterium varium genome encodes:
- a CDS encoding GNAT family N-acetyltransferase, whose amino-acid sequence MEIKIVKWEDRFAKAYIELSIEWLEKYVSVEPGDLEIIEHPYEAVLNNGGMIWFALVNNTAVGTITMIKSSNNSFELAKLAVTEKYKKLGIGEKLINAAIDFAKENKAQKIYLFTNHNLIPAINLYKKCKFVEIPLIDNKYIESDMKMELNLK is encoded by the coding sequence ATGGAAATTAAAATTGTTAAGTGGGAAGATAGATTTGCAAAAGCTTATATTGAGCTCTCAATAGAGTGGTTAGAAAAATATGTTTCTGTTGAACCTGGAGATTTAGAGATAATTGAACACCCTTATGAAGCTGTTTTAAATAATGGTGGGATGATATGGTTTGCACTGGTTAATAATACAGCAGTTGGTACAATAACAATGATAAAATCTAGTAATAATTCATTTGAATTAGCAAAATTAGCTGTAACTGAAAAATATAAAAAACTTGGGATAGGTGAGAAATTAATAAATGCAGCTATTGATTTTGCTAAAGAAAACAAAGCTCAAAAAATCTATCTATTTACAAATCATAATCTAATCCCAGCAATAAATCTATATAAAAAATGTAAATTTGTTGAAATACCTCTTATAGATAATAAATATATAGAATCTGATATGAAAATGGAGCTAAATTTAAAATAA
- a CDS encoding chromate transporter: MKKNIYFRLFLVFFKIGAFTIGGGYAMVPLIKEALVDKNGWLNDEEFVDGLAIAQSTPGILAVNTAIITGSKIAGKFGAIVAALGAVLPSFIMILILATTLSSVRNSPIFIAFFNGIKPVTVALIFISVIKMAKGAKVNLKTSIIPLSIGFLVAYTPLSPISVIIITMIVGNIYFAWKDKRDKK; this comes from the coding sequence TTGAAAAAGAATATATATTTTAGATTATTTTTAGTATTTTTTAAAATAGGAGCTTTCACTATTGGTGGTGGATATGCTATGGTACCATTGATAAAAGAAGCTCTAGTAGATAAAAATGGTTGGTTAAATGATGAAGAGTTTGTAGATGGACTAGCAATAGCTCAATCCACACCAGGAATTTTAGCAGTAAATACAGCTATTATTACTGGCTCGAAGATTGCTGGCAAGTTCGGAGCTATTGTAGCAGCACTTGGAGCTGTATTACCATCATTTATTATGATTCTTATTTTGGCAACAACTTTATCATCTGTTAGAAACTCCCCTATATTTATAGCTTTCTTTAACGGAATAAAGCCTGTTACAGTAGCACTAATTTTTATTTCTGTTATAAAGATGGCAAAGGGAGCAAAGGTAAATTTAAAAACTTCAATTATACCTTTAAGCATAGGTTTTTTAGTAGCCTATACACCTTTATCCCCAATTTCAGTTATTATTATTACAATGATTGTGGGAAATATTTATTTTGCATGGAAAGATAAGAGGGATAAAAAATGA
- a CDS encoding chromate transporter: MIYLQLFLVFFKIGLFSFGGGYTILSLIQKDVVEGFQWITTGEFTEIVALSQVTPGPIAINSATYIGYKVTGNVFGSMFTTFGVVLPSFIVLALILMFLHRFKNSLIVERAFKALRPAVLGLILAAGLSLLKPENFIDIKSYIIFFGAIVLSLKWNIGVIPLLIGSGILGVILY, encoded by the coding sequence ATGATATATTTACAACTTTTTTTAGTGTTTTTCAAAATAGGATTATTTAGTTTTGGTGGTGGATATACAATTCTTTCACTGATACAAAAAGATGTAGTTGAAGGGTTTCAATGGATAACAACAGGTGAATTTACAGAAATAGTAGCACTTTCTCAAGTAACACCAGGACCTATTGCTATTAACTCAGCTACATATATAGGCTATAAGGTAACTGGAAATGTTTTTGGTTCTATGTTTACAACTTTTGGAGTTGTATTACCATCATTTATAGTTTTAGCATTGATTTTAATGTTTTTACATAGATTTAAAAACTCTTTGATAGTGGAGAGAGCATTTAAAGCTCTTCGTCCAGCAGTTTTAGGGTTAATTTTAGCAGCTGGACTATCACTTTTAAAGCCTGAAAACTTTATTGATATAAAAAGTTATATCATATTTTTTGGAGCAATAGTCCTATCTTTAAAATGGAATATTGGAGTTATTCCTCTTCTTATAGGGTCTGGAATTTTAGGAGTTATCCTTTATTAA
- a CDS encoding MATE family efflux transporter → MAIPSVLAQLINVLYNIVDRIYIGHIKDIGSLALTGVGVTFPIIMVVSAFSAFAGQGGAPLASILLGAKDQEKAEKVLGSSTALLLVFSISLTLIFQILKTPLLYAFGASDNVIGFAQDYIGLYLCGTIFVMLSLGLNTFISGQGNAKIAMFSVLIGAVTNIILDPIFIFVMNMGVKGAALATIISQAFSAIWVVNFLISKKSSLKIKRENLKLDMQFVKKIGSLGCSPFIMQSTESLVLLTLNSGLQKYGGDLYVGSMSILTSVLQLIFVPVSGIAQGVQPIISYNFGAGNRERVVKTFKTLLVVCLIATMFMGGIAVLFPSFYVKMFTESEELVELTSRMMPIFTLGMCIFGIQQSIQVTFLAMGQAKFSIFIALLRKVILLVPLAIILPRFMGVKGIYYAEPMADITSVVVASITFALNFKSILKQCGKRR, encoded by the coding sequence ATGGCAATCCCCTCAGTTTTAGCTCAATTAATAAATGTACTCTACAACATTGTTGATAGAATATATATTGGGCACATAAAAGATATAGGATCTTTGGCACTTACTGGAGTGGGAGTTACATTTCCTATAATTATGGTAGTATCAGCTTTTAGTGCTTTTGCTGGACAAGGGGGAGCACCATTGGCATCTATTCTATTAGGAGCAAAGGATCAAGAGAAAGCAGAAAAAGTTTTAGGGAGTAGTACAGCACTTTTACTTGTGTTTTCTATATCTTTAACTTTAATATTTCAAATATTAAAAACACCACTACTTTATGCTTTTGGAGCTAGTGATAATGTTATAGGTTTTGCTCAAGATTATATTGGGCTTTATCTTTGTGGAACTATCTTTGTAATGTTATCTCTAGGGCTAAATACTTTTATTAGTGGACAGGGAAATGCAAAGATAGCAATGTTTTCAGTTTTAATTGGAGCAGTTACAAATATTATTTTAGATCCTATCTTTATATTTGTTATGAATATGGGAGTTAAAGGAGCTGCCTTAGCTACAATTATATCTCAAGCTTTTAGTGCTATATGGGTAGTTAATTTTTTAATTTCAAAGAAGAGTAGCTTAAAAATAAAGAGAGAAAATCTAAAACTTGATATGCAATTTGTAAAAAAGATAGGTTCTTTAGGTTGTTCTCCATTTATAATGCAAAGTACAGAGAGTTTAGTTTTATTGACTCTTAACTCAGGATTACAAAAGTATGGTGGCGATCTATATGTTGGATCTATGTCTATTTTAACAAGTGTATTGCAGCTGATATTTGTTCCTGTTTCAGGGATAGCACAAGGGGTACAACCAATTATTAGTTATAATTTTGGGGCTGGAAATAGAGAGAGGGTTGTTAAAACTTTTAAAACATTGTTGGTAGTTTGCTTAATAGCAACAATGTTTATGGGTGGAATAGCAGTGTTGTTTCCAAGTTTCTATGTGAAGATGTTTACAGAATCAGAGGAGTTAGTGGAACTTACCTCAAGAATGATGCCAATATTTACTTTGGGAATGTGTATCTTTGGAATTCAACAATCTATACAAGTAACTTTCTTAGCTATGGGGCAAGCAAAATTCTCAATTTTCATTGCTCTTTTAAGAAAAGTTATACTACTTGTTCCTTTGGCAATAATCTTACCTAGATTTATGGGGGTAAAGGGTATTTACTATGCAGAGCCTATGGCAGATATAACTTCTGTTGTTGTAGCATCAATAACATTTGCTTTGAATTTTAAGAGCATTCTTAAACAGTGTGGAAAGAGAAGATAA
- a CDS encoding ABC transporter ATP-binding protein: protein MIEFKGINKIFKNNIVLYDINLKLEKGNIIVFVGPSGCGKTTTVKMINRLIKPTSGQVLINGEDISNKNVIELRRNIGYVIQQTGLFPHMTIKENIEIVAKMQKMSSKEIEEKTRELMEMVGLDYEKFAKRYPAELSGGQQQRVGIARALITNPDIILMDEPFSALDPITRSQLQDELLNIQTQFKKTIIFVTHDMDEAIKIADKICIMGKGRIIQYDDPETILKNPANEFVSDFVGKNRIWSSPEYIKVKDIMIENPITCSQEISLLKCIKKMRYERVDTLLVVDRKRKFNGIITGKMIQKEKDHYKSVKEIMEQPRAVTYPDKSIVDILKDVNEKNLSSLPVIDSNGILKGLITKTSLVTTLSQQFEIEVDSNKKTI from the coding sequence ATGATAGAGTTTAAAGGAATAAATAAGATATTTAAAAATAATATAGTTCTATATGATATAAATTTAAAACTTGAAAAAGGGAATATAATTGTATTTGTAGGACCTAGTGGTTGTGGAAAAACAACAACAGTTAAGATGATAAATAGGCTTATAAAGCCAACATCAGGGCAGGTTCTTATAAATGGTGAGGATATTTCAAATAAAAATGTGATAGAGTTGAGAAGAAATATCGGATATGTTATTCAACAGACTGGACTTTTTCCACATATGACAATTAAAGAGAATATAGAGATCGTTGCTAAAATGCAAAAGATGAGCTCTAAAGAGATTGAAGAAAAGACAAGAGAGTTAATGGAGATGGTGGGGCTTGATTATGAAAAGTTTGCTAAGAGATATCCAGCAGAACTCTCTGGAGGGCAACAACAGAGGGTAGGAATAGCAAGAGCATTGATTACAAATCCAGATATTATTCTTATGGATGAGCCATTTTCAGCTCTTGACCCAATAACTCGTTCACAACTTCAAGATGAACTTTTAAATATTCAAACACAATTTAAAAAGACAATTATTTTTGTAACTCATGATATGGATGAGGCAATAAAAATAGCTGATAAGATATGTATAATGGGAAAAGGTAGAATAATTCAATATGATGACCCAGAGACAATACTTAAAAATCCTGCCAATGAGTTTGTAAGTGATTTTGTTGGTAAAAATAGAATTTGGTCATCCCCTGAATATATAAAGGTAAAGGATATTATGATAGAAAATCCTATTACTTGCTCTCAGGAAATCTCTCTTTTAAAATGTATTAAGAAGATGAGATATGAGAGAGTTGATACACTTCTTGTAGTTGATAGAAAGAGAAAATTCAATGGTATTATCACAGGAAAGATGATTCAAAAAGAGAAAGATCACTATAAAAGTGTAAAAGAGATAATGGAACAACCTAGAGCAGTTACTTATCCTGATAAATCAATAGTTGATATACTTAAAGATGTAAATGAGAAAAATCTTTCGAGCCTACCTGTAATTGATAGCAATGGAATATTAAAAGGACTTATAACAAAGACAAGTTTAGTTACAACTTTAAGTCAACAATTTGAAATCGAAGTTGACTCAAATAAAAAAACAATTTAG
- a CDS encoding ABC transporter permease subunit, translating to MNFLNYLIANREQILTLLVEHVNLTILSVSLAILIGVPLGILISHFSKVNKPIMILANVIQAVPSMALLGFLIPFLGIGVIPSVFMVVLYSLLPIIKNTFTSISGINPQVIEAAEGIGMTKFQILFKVQIPMALPVIMAGVRISAVTAVGLMTMAAFIGAGGLGYLVFSGIRTANNFQILAGAIPACLLALFIDLLASIIEKAVVPEGINLKNKSSKKGRLFQKGVMATVLILTLYTFINAGISKFTTNNKTIVVASKDYTEQEIIGNILADLIEEKTDYKVERKLALGGTQVAFGALKAGEVDIYMEYTGTLYSDMLKHNPLESQVTSREVFEISQKEIKEKFGVNVGEEWAFNNTYRLAVRKDTAEKYNLKTISDLKKVSKNMIISPTLEFANKHDGLSGLQGRYEGLKFKDVISIDGAPRYQALVAKESDVIDAFSTDGLIKTYDLTILEDDKEFFLPYHAVPVAKVETLEKYPELSGITDSLKDIMTDEVMRELNYQVDVLKKDPKDVAKKFLVEQGLISLEK from the coding sequence ATGAATTTTTTAAATTATTTAATAGCAAACAGAGAGCAGATATTGACACTTCTTGTTGAACATGTGAATTTGACAATTCTTTCAGTAAGTTTAGCAATATTAATAGGAGTACCTTTAGGAATATTAATCAGTCATTTTTCAAAGGTAAATAAACCTATAATGATACTGGCAAATGTTATTCAAGCTGTGCCAAGTATGGCTCTTTTAGGATTCTTGATACCATTTTTAGGAATAGGAGTAATTCCATCTGTATTTATGGTAGTTCTATACTCTCTACTCCCAATAATAAAAAATACATTTACAAGTATTTCAGGAATAAATCCACAAGTTATAGAGGCAGCAGAGGGAATAGGAATGACAAAATTTCAAATTTTATTTAAAGTACAGATTCCTATGGCACTTCCTGTAATAATGGCAGGAGTGAGAATATCAGCAGTTACAGCAGTTGGACTTATGACAATGGCAGCATTTATTGGAGCAGGAGGTTTAGGTTACCTTGTTTTCTCAGGAATAAGAACAGCAAATAATTTTCAAATATTGGCAGGGGCAATTCCAGCTTGTTTATTAGCACTGTTTATTGATTTGCTAGCATCTATTATTGAAAAAGCAGTTGTTCCTGAAGGAATAAATCTAAAGAATAAAAGCAGTAAAAAAGGGCGTCTATTTCAAAAAGGTGTTATGGCAACAGTTTTAATTCTTACACTATATACTTTTATAAATGCAGGAATTAGCAAGTTTACAACAAATAACAAAACCATAGTTGTAGCAAGTAAAGACTATACAGAACAAGAGATTATAGGAAATATCTTAGCAGATCTAATTGAGGAGAAAACAGATTATAAGGTTGAAAGAAAACTAGCTCTTGGAGGAACACAAGTTGCTTTTGGAGCTTTAAAAGCTGGAGAAGTTGATATCTATATGGAGTATACAGGAACTCTTTATTCAGATATGCTTAAACATAATCCTCTTGAATCTCAAGTAACTTCAAGGGAGGTATTTGAAATCTCTCAAAAGGAGATAAAGGAAAAGTTTGGTGTAAATGTTGGAGAGGAATGGGCATTTAATAACACTTATAGACTTGCAGTAAGAAAGGATACAGCAGAAAAATATAATTTAAAAACAATAAGTGATTTGAAAAAAGTTAGTAAAAATATGATTATCTCTCCTACATTGGAGTTTGCAAATAAGCATGACGGACTTTCAGGATTGCAAGGTAGATATGAGGGGCTTAAATTTAAAGATGTTATTTCAATAGATGGAGCACCTCGTTATCAAGCTTTAGTTGCAAAGGAAAGTGATGTAATTGATGCCTTTTCAACAGATGGATTAATTAAAACTTATGACCTTACAATTTTAGAAGATGACAAGGAATTTTTCTTACCTTATCATGCAGTGCCTGTTGCAAAAGTAGAAACTCTTGAAAAATATCCAGAACTTTCAGGAATAACTGATTCTTTAAAAGATATTATGACAGATGAAGTAATGCGTGAACTTAATTACCAAGTTGATGTGTTAAAGAAAGATCCTAAAGATGTAGCAAAGAAATTTTTAGTTGAGCAAGGTTTAATTAGCTTAGAAAAATAG
- a CDS encoding EFR1 family ferrodoxin (N-terminal region resembles flavodoxins. C-terminal ferrodoxin region binds two 4Fe-4S clusters.), whose amino-acid sequence MIKKIWGMYFTGTGTTEKIVTHIGKKIAEKLGVEYESYNFSLPKTREIEKSFTEEELVVFGTPVIAGRVPNLLLKYLGILKGNGALAVPVVLYGNRNFDDALIELRDILKDKNMKPIAGGAFIGEHSFSKILGAGRPDIKDMEIASNFAEQIVEKIIEKDFDPEKLVEVKGETPLRFYYQPRDSKGNPIDIRKVKPKTDMNLCDRCGLCIAICPLGSINVDDPSDVFGICMKCCACVKRCPTGAKYYDDENYLYHQHELEDEYGKIRREPELFL is encoded by the coding sequence ATGATAAAAAAGATTTGGGGTATGTATTTTACAGGAACAGGGACAACAGAAAAAATTGTAACACATATAGGTAAAAAGATTGCTGAAAAATTAGGAGTGGAGTATGAAAGTTACAATTTTAGTTTGCCAAAAACAAGAGAGATAGAAAAAAGTTTTACAGAAGAAGAATTAGTAGTTTTTGGTACACCAGTTATAGCAGGAAGAGTTCCTAATTTGCTTTTAAAATATTTAGGCATTTTAAAGGGAAATGGAGCTTTAGCTGTACCAGTGGTTCTATATGGAAATAGAAATTTTGATGATGCTCTAATAGAACTTAGAGATATTTTAAAAGATAAAAATATGAAACCAATTGCAGGGGGAGCTTTTATAGGGGAACATTCATTTTCAAAAATATTGGGAGCTGGGAGACCAGATATTAAAGATATGGAGATTGCCTCTAATTTTGCTGAGCAGATAGTTGAAAAAATTATAGAAAAGGATTTTGATCCAGAAAAATTAGTTGAAGTAAAAGGAGAAACTCCACTTCGTTTTTATTATCAACCAAGAGATTCAAAGGGTAACCCCATAGATATTAGAAAAGTTAAACCAAAAACAGATATGAATCTTTGTGATAGATGTGGATTATGTATTGCAATTTGCCCTTTAGGCTCAATAAATGTTGATGACCCAAGTGATGTTTTTGGAATTTGTATGAAGTGCTGTGCATGTGTAAAAAGATGCCCAACTGGAGCTAAATATTATGATGATGAAAATTATTTATATCATCAACATGAGCTTGAAGATGAGTATGGAAAAATTAGAAGAGAGCCTGAGCTATTTTTATAA
- a CDS encoding HD domain-containing protein yields MSPRELLQALTIAERLKDTTRHCYTSKGRHESVAEHSWQMTLMAFFMKNEFPEADINKVIQMCIIHDLGECFTGDIPTFLKTKDHEVSEENLLNNWVESLPKNTRDEMLSLYKEMKERKTLEAKIYKAIDSLEAVIQHNFSDISTWSENEFDLNLTYANDRVTFSEYMSALREEIRKDTIEKISKGEEDLKK; encoded by the coding sequence ATGAGTCCAAGAGAACTATTACAAGCATTGACCATAGCAGAGAGATTAAAAGATACAACAAGACATTGTTATACATCAAAGGGGAGACATGAAAGTGTTGCTGAACATAGTTGGCAAATGACTTTAATGGCATTTTTTATGAAAAATGAGTTTCCTGAGGCAGATATTAATAAGGTAATTCAAATGTGTATTATACATGATTTAGGTGAGTGTTTTACTGGAGATATTCCAACTTTTTTAAAAACAAAAGATCATGAGGTTTCAGAGGAAAATCTTCTCAATAATTGGGTTGAATCTCTACCTAAAAATACTAGAGATGAGATGTTAAGTTTATACAAGGAGATGAAAGAGAGAAAAACTTTAGAGGCTAAAATCTATAAGGCGATTGATAGTTTAGAAGCTGTAATACAACATAATTTTTCAGATATTTCAACATGGTCTGAAAATGAATTTGATCTAAATCTAACTTATGCAAATGATAGAGTAACTTTTTCAGAGTATATGTCTGCATTAAGAGAGGAGATTAGAAAAGATACTATTGAAAAGATTTCAAAGGGAGAAGAGGATTTAAAAAAATAA
- a CDS encoding immunity 17 family protein translates to MSNPISDLYIKFMENADPYLRRYPYLIGVIGGGLFFFGAIFNWKWICNPTGSKRFMRTVYEIFGERGFRFFTGVFGAIIVIFSLSLWLKN, encoded by the coding sequence ATGAGCAATCCAATCAGTGATTTATATATAAAGTTTATGGAAAATGCAGACCCTTATTTAAGAAGATACCCATATCTTATAGGAGTGATAGGAGGAGGTTTATTTTTCTTTGGAGCGATTTTTAATTGGAAATGGATTTGTAATCCTACAGGTTCAAAAAGATTTATGAGAACTGTATATGAAATTTTTGGTGAGAGAGGTTTTAGATTTTTTACAGGAGTGTTTGGAGCTATAATAGTGATTTTTTCTTTATCTTTATGGTTAAAAAATTAA